The Candidatus Methylomirabilota bacterium genome contains the following window.
AAGATCTACCGGATCTGCTGGAGAGCCTCTGGCGGTCGGGGCTCACCACGATGGGCACCTGCGGCGACGTGACCCGTAACGTCACCGGCTGCCCGATGGCCGGCGTGGACGCTGACGAGCTGCTGGACGCCTCGCCCCTGGTCCAGGCCGCCACCCGGATGCTGAACGGCAACCCCGACTTCTACAACCTCCCCCGCAAGTACAAGATCACGATCACCGGTTGCCGGGCGTGGTGCTCGTATCCGGAGATCAACGACATCGGGATGACGGCCGTCTGCCACCCGGCCAGCGGCGAGGTCGGCTTCTCCGTCCGCGTGGGCGGCGGGCTTTCCACCAACCCGCATCTCGCCCTGCGGCTCGGCGCGTTCGTCCGCGCGAACCAGGCCCTGCCCGTCGTCCGCGGGATCACGGAGATCTTCCGCGACAGCAACGTGCTGCGCCAGGACCGCGAGAAGGCGCGGCTGAAGTTCCTCTTCCTCCAGCACGGCTGGACCGCCGAGCGCTTCCAGGAGGAGCTCGAGCGGCGGCTCGGCTTTTCGCTCGAGCCCGCGGTGACCGAGGTGCCGCCGGAGGACGTCTACCGCGACCACGTCGGCATCCACGCGCAGAAGCAGGACGGGTACGTCTACGCCGGCGTCGCGGTGCTGCGGGGACGCCTGACCGCCGACCAGATGCGGACGATGGCCGATCTCGCCGACCGCTACGGCACCGGCGAGCTGCGCACGACCACGATGCAGAACTTGATCATCCTCAACGCGCGCCGCCCGCAGTCGGAGGCCCTGGCCCGGGAGATCGAGGCGGCGGATCTGCGGCTTCAGGCCTCGCCGTTCTGGCGGGGCACCATCGCCTGCACGGGCACGGAGTTCTGCAAGCTGGCCCTCACCGAGACCAAAGGCTTCGCGCGCTGGCTGGTGGAAGAGATGGAAGCGAGGATGCCGGACTTCGATCAGCATCTGAAGATCCACGTCACCGGCTGCCCCAACAGCTGCGGGCAGCACTGGATCGCGGACCTCGGAATCGAGGGCAAGAAGACGAAGGTCGAAGGGACGATGGTCGACGCCTACTACTTCTGCGTCGGCGGCGCCGTCGGCAAGCACCAGCGCACCGCGCGCCCCATCGGCTATCGCGCCCCGGCCACCGAGGTGCCGGATGCGATCGAACGGCTCCTGCGAGCGTATCTGGCCAGACGACGGAACGGGGACAGCTTCCGCGAGTTCGCGGCCGGACGTACCGACGAGGAGCTGCGCCAGTTCCTGGCCGGGCAGGCCGGGGCGGCGGTCGCGCGGGACGCCTCGCCGGGACGCCCGCCCCACGGCGTGGACGGCTGACTACAGGCCCCGAGACCCGCCCTCAGGATCCAGGATTATCCCGCTCCTCAACCAGTAGCAAGGCCAGCGCCCGCCAGGAGGGCCGTATGGAAGAGCGCGTTTCGTTCCCCTCCAACGGTTTGAAGGTCGCAGGCGTGCTGCATACGCCCGCGGGGCGCGGCCCGCGTGAGCGCCGGCCGGCCTTCCTGGTGCTCCACGGGTTCGGCAGCAACAAGGACGGCGGTGTCTCCCTGGTGGTCGCCCGGATGCTCGCGGACCTCGGCTATGTCACGCTGCGCTTCGACTTCCGTGGCTGCGGCGAGAGCGAGGGCCCGCGCGGGCGGGTGATTTGCCTGGAACAGGTCGAGGACACGAAGAACGCGCTCTCCTTCGTCGCCACCCGGCCCGAGGTGGATCCGCAGCGCGTCGCCCTGATCGGGAACAGCTTCGGGGCGGCGGTCGCCGTCTACTCCGCCGGCGTGGACCCCCGGGTCACCGCTTGCATCTCCACCGGCGGCTGGGGTGACGGCGAGAAGAAGTTCCGCAAGCAGCACGAGTCGCCCGAAGCCTGGAAGAAGTTCACCGCCATGCTGGAGGAGGGGCGCCGGCAGCGGGAACGGACCGGCAAGTCGATCATGGTCCCGCGCTACGACATCGTCCCGATCCCTCCCACCCTCCGCAACAACCTGTCGCCGGGCTCGATCATGGAGTTCCCGTTCGAGGTGGTCGAGAGCATGTACGCCTTCAAGGCCAACCAGGTGGTCGGGAAGATCGCGCCGCGGCCGCTGCTGCTCCTGCACCCCGCGAACGACTCCGTGACTCCCACCGAGCAGTCGATCGACCTCTTCCGGCATGCCGGCCAGCCGACGGACCTGCACCTGGTGGCGAACGTCGACCACTTCATGCTGGCGGAAGGCAACGCGCTGGTCATCAACCTCGTGCGCACCTGGCTCGAGAAGCACTTTCCGCTGTCAGTGGGGCCACGATGAGCGCGACGAACCGCGAGGCCACGGGCCAGGCGGCCGCCGTCGTCACCGCCGACGCGCTCGAGCGCTTTGCCAGGGACGTGTTCGTGCGCGCCGGCATGCCCGAGGCGCACGCCGGGATCGTGGCGGATGTCCTGGTCTGGGCCGATCTCCGCGGGGTGGAGTCCCACGGGGTGATGCGGATCCCGCGCTACGTGGAGCTGATCGGCGCCGGCGACCTCAATCCGACTCCGGCCATGTCGGTGCGGACCGAGACGGCCGCGGCGGTCCTGATCGAGGCCGACCGCGCGGCCGGCCCGGTCGCGATGACCTCGGCGATGGCCGCGGCCGTGCGGAAGGCCCGGGAGGCCGGGGTCGGTCTGGCCCTGGTGCGGGCAATGACGCACGCGGCGGCGCTGGGCTATTACACGCTGAGGGCGGCGCAAGAAGGGACGGCGGCCATCGCCCTGGCCGGGACGATTCCCCTCATGGCCTATCACGGCGCCCGCGCCGCCGGAGTCGGGACGAGCCCGATCTCGATCGCGGTTCCGGGAGGCGATCGCGGGCCCGTCGTCCTCGACATGGGGATGGGCCTCGTCTCGATGGGCAAGCTGATGCAGGCCCGCAAGACCGGCCAGCCGATTCCCCCAGGGTGGGCGCTCGACGGGCACGGCAATCCGGCGACCGATCCGCGGGCGGCCAGGATCCCGCTACCCCTGGGCGGCCCCAAGGGCTCGGGCCTGTCGCTGATGATCGAATGCATCACCAGCCTCGTCGTCTCGAACCCGATCCTGGCCGACGCGCTGGAGGGCACGGCCGAGGGACGCCGGCACCGGCAGAACGGCCTCGCGCTGGCGATCGATCTGGCCCGGTTCGGCGATCCGCGGTCGTTCCGACGCGAGGTGGACCGCCTGATCCGGGCGCTGAAGGCGCTGCCGCGCGATCCCGATGTCGTCGAGATCCTCATGCCCGGCGAGCGCGGAACCCGCACCCTCGAGCGCCGCCGCCAGGAGGGCATCCCCCTCCCGCCTGCGATCTTCGATGAGCTCAAGACCGTGGCGGACCGGCTGGGCGTGACGATGTTCCGGTCGTCGCCCGAGCCCTGAAACCTACCGCATCGTGATCCCTCTCCGGGCCAGCTCGCCCTCGAGGTCCAGCGGCCTAGTCCCGACCGAGGTGCCGCCGGGCACCGTCCAGAAGATCTCGAACTCCAGCCCGTCCGGGTCCTTCGCGTAGAGCGACAGGCTCACGCCGTGGTCCGACGAGCCGACCAGCGCGCCGGCCTCGATCAGCCGCTCGCGCGCCCGCGCCAGGTCGCCGAGCTCGCCGACCTCCCACGCCGAGTGGTACATGCGCGCCACCCGCTCGTCGGGCCGCGGGACGCCGGTCTGTTCGAACAGGCCGAGGTGATGGTCGTCGGGGCTGCCGGGGATCTTCAGGAAGGCCGCGCCCGGAAAGCGCGACTTCACCTCGAAGCCCAGCGCGTCGCGGTAGAAGCGCACGCTGCGCTCGACGTCCGCCACCCACAGGACCAGGTGCTGCAACCGCGTGAGGCCGATCCCGGGCGTTGCCACGGTCGGCCTCAGGCGGCGTCGACGGCGGGGCGGACCGTCGTCGCGACCAGCTCCAGCAGCTCGAGCATCCGGCCGAGGTCGTCCCGCCGGAAGTCGATCATGATGTGCGCGAGGCCGAGGCGCTTGTACTCGCACAGCCGGTCGACGACGGCCTGCGCGCCCTGCCGGAGCAGCTCGTCGCTCAGGCTGAAGCGCAGCGACAGCGTGATCGACTCCCAGGGACGCTTGGCGGCGTCGGCGGCGGCGCGCAGGCGCGCCAGGGCCTCGCGCAGCTCGGCGGGCGTCTTCGAGGTGGCGTGCCAGCCGTCGCCGAGCGTGACGACGCGCCGGAAGGCGCCCGGGCTGTCGCCGCCGACCCAGATCGGCGGATGCGGCTTCTGCACCGGCTTGGGCGCGAAGCCGATGTCGTGGAAGCGGAAGAACTCGCCCTCGAACCGCGGGTTGTCGGCGGTCCACAGCTCCTTGAAGACCCGCAGGATCTCGTCGGCCTGCCGGCCGCGGGCGCCGAAGGGCGCGCCGAGGATCTCCAGCTCTTCCTTCCACCAGCCGACGCCGACCCCGCAGATCAGGCGCCCCTGGGAGAGCGCGTCGATCGTGGTCAGCATCTTGGCCATCACGACGGGGTGCCGGTGGCCGAGGATGAACACCGACGAGCCGAGCCGGGCCTCGGTCGTGCACACGGCCGCGGCGGCCAGCACCGCTACGGGCTCCAGATAGGCCTTGTCGGGCGGGTGGGGAAACCGTCCCCCGGGATAGCTGCCGGTCGCGGTGCGCGGGAAGACGACGTGATCGCTCACCCAGAGCGACGCCATCCGGCGGCGCTCCGCCTCGCGGGCGAACGTGAGGAGCGCGTCGCGGGTCGCGA
Protein-coding sequences here:
- a CDS encoding alpha/beta fold hydrolase: MEERVSFPSNGLKVAGVLHTPAGRGPRERRPAFLVLHGFGSNKDGGVSLVVARMLADLGYVTLRFDFRGCGESEGPRGRVICLEQVEDTKNALSFVATRPEVDPQRVALIGNSFGAAVAVYSAGVDPRVTACISTGGWGDGEKKFRKQHESPEAWKKFTAMLEEGRRQRERTGKSIMVPRYDIVPIPPTLRNNLSPGSIMEFPFEVVESMYAFKANQVVGKIAPRPLLLLHPANDSVTPTEQSIDLFRHAGQPTDLHLVANVDHFMLAEGNALVINLVRTWLEKHFPLSVGPR
- a CDS encoding Ldh family oxidoreductase, translating into MSATNREATGQAAAVVTADALERFARDVFVRAGMPEAHAGIVADVLVWADLRGVESHGVMRIPRYVELIGAGDLNPTPAMSVRTETAAAVLIEADRAAGPVAMTSAMAAAVRKAREAGVGLALVRAMTHAAALGYYTLRAAQEGTAAIALAGTIPLMAYHGARAAGVGTSPISIAVPGGDRGPVVLDMGMGLVSMGKLMQARKTGQPIPPGWALDGHGNPATDPRAARIPLPLGGPKGSGLSLMIECITSLVVSNPILADALEGTAEGRRHRQNGLALAIDLARFGDPRSFRREVDRLIRALKALPRDPDVVEILMPGERGTRTLERRRQEGIPLPPAIFDELKTVADRLGVTMFRSSPEP
- a CDS encoding VOC family protein, with the translated sequence MATPGIGLTRLQHLVLWVADVERSVRFYRDALGFEVKSRFPGAAFLKIPGSPDDHHLGLFEQTGVPRPDERVARMYHSAWEVGELGDLARARERLIEAGALVGSSDHGVSLSLYAKDPDGLEFEIFWTVPGGTSVGTRPLDLEGELARRGITMR
- a CDS encoding TIGR03619 family F420-dependent LLM class oxidoreductase, translated to MDIGCHLPTQGPVATRDALLTFAREAERRRMASLWVSDHVVFPRTATGSYPGGRFPHPPDKAYLEPVAVLAAAAVCTTEARLGSSVFILGHRHPVVMAKMLTTIDALSQGRLICGVGVGWWKEELEILGAPFGARGRQADEILRVFKELWTADNPRFEGEFFRFHDIGFAPKPVQKPHPPIWVGGDSPGAFRRVVTLGDGWHATSKTPAELREALARLRAAADAAKRPWESITLSLRFSLSDELLRQGAQAVVDRLCEYKRLGLAHIMIDFRRDDLGRMLELLELVATTVRPAVDAA